From a single Mobula birostris isolate sMobBir1 chromosome 13, sMobBir1.hap1, whole genome shotgun sequence genomic region:
- the LOC140207205 gene encoding scavenger receptor cysteine-rich type 1 protein M130-like, whose protein sequence is MRSLVPILLTFGLLIATSYQRAKDQDLKGPATTNSRPATTNSNNRTDCPDLDKFKNVKPTPADEIESVALEGGSTPCSGWVELRLRNRSVVTLGLTASSVAESDLVCQGLGCGRMLRMLSGPPLGRRLWPVWGYLLDCWWNHTRLQDCMKVTERGRQSDSLGIVCQGAHTYSRLDPSPGHCAGSLPVLYLGSGRGGGDRPTLAEADSLCQRLRCGRAVSVTVSAWKSDVTVLGELNCLLHREKCLGEEQLMKSSVYSITCREGFSPAFRLRDGESQCDGLVEAYYNGSWWPVCQDTWEKKKQDAVCSQAGCQEHSEFWNRAGSLGKNHTGSSGCVRCRQFPFLSETGGLLVWDIQVEHGSFQQLNVTCPRLGKPTDKPKVVSGSTGPVTAGILLLVLVLLLLALAWGWKRYRGNGVGVFRRKRTQRQWIGPTGATTHTVSVHRNNNASSRPVSAVSAGSHSYSVEPSRGFTAYPALERRSNMLRLGQDRSSDSDYDFFEPNMQPL, encoded by the exons ATAACAGAACGGATTGTCCAGACCTCGACAAGTTTAAGAATGTGAAGCCTACACCGGCGGATG AGATCGAGAGTGTCGCCCTGGAGGGAGGGTCCACCCCCTGCTCTGGGTGGGTCGAGCTCCGCCTCAGAAACCGGTCAGTCGTGACCCTGGGGCTAACAGCGTCATCCGTCGCCGAGTCCGACTTGGTGTGTCAAGGGCTGGGCTGCGGCCGAATGTTGAGAATGCTCTCAGGGCCTCCCTTGGGGAGGAGACTGTGGCCGGTCTGGGGTTATCTTCTGGACTGCTGGTGGAATCACACCAGGCTGCAAGACTGTATGAAGGTCACGGAGCGGGGACGCCAGAGTGACTCCCTGGGGATTGTCTGCCAGG GTGCCCACACTTACTCCCGACTGGATCCCAGTCCTGGCCACTGTGCGGGGTCACTGCCGGTGTTGTACCTGGGGTCCGGGCGGGGCGGGGGTGACAGACCCACGCTTGCCGAAGCGGACAGCCTGTGCCAGAGATTGCGATGCGGGCGGGCCGTAAGTGTCACTGTTTCGGCCTGGAAATCCGATGTCACGGTGCTGGGAGAACTCAACTGCCTGCTCCATCGGGAGAAATGTCTCGGCGAGGAACAACTCATGAAGTCAAGTGTGTACAGCATCACCTGCAGAG AGGGCTTCTCACCAGCCTTCCGCCTCCGGGATGGTGAATCCCAGTGTGATGGATTGGTGGAGGCGTATTACAACGGTTCCTGGTGGCCCGTGTGTCAGGACACCTGGGAAAAAAAGAAGCAGGACGCGGTGTGTTCCCAGGCCGGATGTCAGGAACACAGTGAATTCTGGAATCGAGCGGGTTCCCTCGGCAAGAACCACACCGGGTCCAGCGGCTGCGTGCGTTGTCGACAATTTCCTTTCCTGTCCGAGACGGGCGGACTTCTCGTCTGGGACATCCAGGTGGAGCACGGCAGCTTCCAGCAGCTCAACGTCACCTGCCCAC GGTTAGGGAAGCCGACCGATAAGCCAAAGGTGGTGAGCGGGTCGACGGGGCCGGTGACCGCCGGGATCCTGCTGCTCGTCCTGGTATTGCTGCTCCTCGCCCTGGCCTGGGGCTGGAAGCGTTACCGAGGCAACGGCGTCGGAG TATTCCGACGCAAGCGGACTCAGCGACAGTGGATCGGGCCGACAGGAGCCACCACCCACACAG TCTCCGTTCATCGGAACAACAACGCCAGCTCCCGTCCGGTGTCAGCTGTCAGCGCAGGCAGTCACTCCTACAGCGTGGAACCGTCAAGAGGGTTCACAGCTTATCCAG ctctggAGAGACGCTCCAACATGTTGAGACTCGGCCAGGATCGCTCGTCCGACAGCGACTACGACTTCTTCGAGCCCAACATGCAGCCACTGTGA